One Tetrapisispora phaffii CBS 4417 chromosome 3, complete genome DNA segment encodes these proteins:
- the QDR2 gene encoding cation transporter (similar to Saccharomyces cerevisiae QDR2 (YIL121W); ancestral locus Anc_2.241) translates to MTKLENTNKSRSDLLPSNDIYNMNNNNETKGSLHSHSETTKILQDSNIDEHEDINSIFGNNDSYENETMSHVNTNASDSNYMMELGDVSDQSSDKSNKNLNNKIDELDENSPPHSRFTRNDKIMLIAQCAFTGFFSSIAGAIYYPVLTLIEGLFKITEEQANISVVVYFIFQGIAPIIVGNLADTNGRRPLILSCLLIYFCACVGLASCNTYAQLIGLRCLQAAGIAPVIAINSGIAGDITTRRERGSYIGYVSGFVVIGSAFGALIGAGLSSTWDWRAIFWFLAIGSGVCVIYSIILFPETKRSIVGNGSIAPKSILNKCVILSIPAVRRKWHLDKPEYNTLEPPKKSKAFPIFEILKHKEMIILLIVAGLQFSMWTTHQTSLTTVLSKRYNLTVAKIGLCFLPTGICTMISVITCGKFLNYAYKKDIAKYELWIKDQREILLQENNEDEDKVDEIIFNDPKYTFNICRSRLKPAFVTLFLSSCGFIAFGWCIEKRVPLAAVLVTSGFSSLFSNCILTMSTTVCVDLFPSISTTATGCLNLFRCSMSAILIACLSKMVSKMNYGGVFTFLGALTGVSSFLLLITVRNGKELTFYRNKLNYN, encoded by the coding sequence ATGACAAAGCTagaaaatacaaataagTCACGTTCAGATCTTCTGCCCTCAAATGACATATACAATATGAACAATAATAACGAAACAAAAGGTTCGTTGCACTCACACTCCGAAACAACCAAGATTTTACAGGATTCTAATATAGATGAGCATGAAgatataaattcaatttttggCAATAATGATAGTTACGAAAATGAAACTATGTCACATGTCAATACAAATGCATCAGACAGCAATTATATGATGGAGTTAGGTGATGTTTCAGATCAATCTTCAgataaaagtaataaaaatctaaacaataaaatagaCGAGTTGGATGAAAATTCTCCTCCTCACTCAAGATTCACACgtaatgataaaattatgCTTATAGCTCAATGTGCTTTTACAGGGTTTTTTTCAAGTATTGCAGGTGCAATTTACTATCCGGTTTTAACACTGATCGAAGGccttttcaaaattactGAAGAACAAGCTAATATCAGCGTCGTCgtctattttattttccaaGGTATTGCTCCAATTATCGTCGGTAATTTAGCGGATACAAACGGAAGACGGCCATTGATCTTGAGTTGtctattaatttatttctgtGCATGCGTAGGTCTAGCCAGTTGTAACACATACGCTCAATTAATTGGGTTAAGATGTTTGCAAGCTGCCGGGATTGCTCCAGTAATTGCTATCAATAGTGGTATTGCTGGGGATATTACAACCAGGAGAGAAAGAGGTAGTTATATCGGTTATGTTTCAGGGTTTGTTGTTATTGGTTCTGCTTTTGGTGCTTTGATCGGTGCAGGTTTATCCTCAACATGGGACTGGAGAGctattttttggtttttggCAATTGGTTCAGGTGTCTGCGTTATCTActcaattattttatttccaGAAACAAAAAGATCAATTGTCGGTAACGGATCAATTGCTCCAAAATCTATACTTAATAAATGTGTTATATTGAGTATACCAGCTGTAAGAAGAAAATGGCATTTAGATAAACCAGAATATAATACATTAGAACCTCCAAAGAAATCCAAAGCTTTTCCTATTTTTGAAATCCTAAAACACAAAGAAATGATTATATTACTAATAGTTGCAGGTTTACAATTCTCTATGTGGACAACACACCAGACCAGTTTAACAACCGTATTAAGCAAAAGATACAATCTAACTGTTGCTAAAATTGGTTTATGTTTCTTACCTACAGGTATATGTACCATGATTAGTGTTATTACTTGTGGTAAATTTCTAAACTACGCTTATAAAAAGGACATTGCAAAGTACGAGTTGTGGATAAAAGATCAAAGAGAAATACTACTTCAggaaaataatgaagatgagGATAAGGTAgatgaaataatttttaatgatcCAAAATATACCTTTAATATCTGCAGATCTAGATTGAAACCAGCTTTCGTAACATTATTCCTAAGTAGTTGTGGTTTTATCGCATTTGGATGGTGTATTGAAAAGAGAGTACCTTTGGCTGCTGTGCTAGTGACAAGTGGGTTTTCTTCATTGTTTAGCAACTGTATCTTGACAATGTCCACTACTGTTTGCGTTGACTTGTTCCCTAGTATTTCCACAACCGCTACTGGttgtttgaatttatttagATGTTCCATGTCTGCAATTTTAATCGCATGTCTAAGCAAAATGGTTAGCAAAATGAACTACGGTGGTGTTTTTACATTTTTAGGAGCACTAACGGGTGTTTCCTCATTTTTGCTACTAATAACTGTTAGAAATGGCAAAGAGCTAACTTTCTACAGAAATAAActaaattataattga
- the YDJ1 gene encoding type I HSP40 co-chaperone YDJ1 (similar to Saccharomyces cerevisiae YDJ1 (YNL064C); ancestral locus Anc_2.243) has product MVKETKFYDLLGVSPNASETEIKKGYRKQALKYHPDKNPSEEAAEKFKECSAAYEVLSDSQKREVYDQYGEEGLNGGGAGGFPGGGFGFGDDIFSQFFGGAGAQRPSGPQRGRDIKHEIQNTLEELYKGRTAKLALNKQILCKTCEGRGGKAGAVKKCTSCNGQGIKFVTRQMGPMIQRFQTECDVCHGSGDIIDPKDRCKDCKGKKIANERKVLEVHVEPGMREGQKIVFKGEADQAPDVIPGDVIFVVVEKPHKHFKRAGDDLLYEAEIDLLTAIAGGEFAIQHVSGDWLKVSTVPGEVISSGMKKVIEGKGMPVPKYGGYGNLIVTFKIKFPENNFATEDKLKELENILPARTPVSIPAKASIDECVLSDFDPTKYSKSKGRSGRSYDSDEEEQHGEGVQCASQ; this is encoded by the coding sequence ATGgttaaagaaacaaaattttaCGATTTATTAGGTGTTTCTCCAAATGCTTCAGAAactgaaattaaaaaggGTTATAGAAAACAAGCTTTGAAGTACCATCCAGATAAAAATCCAAGTGAAGAGGCTGCTGAAAAGTTTAAAGAATGCTCTGCTGCTTATGAAGTTTTATCCGATTCACAAAAGAGAGAGGTGTATGACCAATATGGTGAAGAAGGTTTAAACGGTGGCGGCGCTGGTGGTTTCCCAGGTGGTGGCTTTGGTTTCGGTGACGATATCTTTTCTCAATTCTTTGGTGGTGCAGGTGCTCAAAGACCATCGGGTCCACAAAGAGGTAGAGATATTAAGCatgaaattcaaaacaCTTTGGaagaattatataaagGTAGAACTGCTAAACTAGCTCTAAACAAACAAATCTTATGTAAAACCTGTGAGGGTCGTGGTGGTAAGGCTGGCGCTGTCAAGAAGTGTACTAGTTGTAACGGTCAAGGTATAAAATTCGTCACCAGACAAATGGGTCCAATGATTCAAAGATTCCAAACTGAATGTGATGTTTGTCATGGTTCCGGTGATATCATTGATCCAAAAGATAGATGTAAGGATTGTAAAGGTAAGAAGATTGCCAATGAAAGAAAGGTATTGGAAGTCCATGTTGAACCAGGTATGAGAGAAGGTCAAAAAATTGTATTCAAAGGTGAAGCTGACCAAGCTCCAGATGTTATTCCGGGTGATGTCATTTTCGTTGTTGTTGAAAAGCCACACAAGCACTTCAAGAGAGCCGGCgatgatttattatatgaagctgaaattgatttattaactgCCATAGCAGGTGGTGAATTTGCAATCCAACATGTTTCAGGTGATTGGTTAAAGGTTTCCACTGTTCCAGGTGAAGTCATCTCATCGGGTATGAAGAAGGTCATCGAAGGTAAAGGTATGCCAGTTCCAAAGTACGGTGGTTACGgtaatttaattgttactttcaaaattaaattcccagaaaataattttgcCACTGAGgataaattaaaggaatTAGAAAACATTTTACCAGCTAGAACTCCAGTTTCTATCCCAGCAAAGGCTTCCATAGATGAATGTGTCTTATCGGACTTTGACCCAACTAAATACAGCAAATCTAAGGGTAGATCAGGTAGGAGTTACGAttctgatgaagaagaacaacATGGTGAAGGTGTTCAATGTGCTTCTCAATAG
- the RPI1 gene encoding Rpi1p (similar to Saccharomyces cerevisiae RPI1 (YIL119C); ancestral locus Anc_2.244), with translation MNSQNSELNNHNYYVQKSSQAPNNQSTLINILEHNQNRVPLNQYQPHYSNYNNVGSPAYSQNYNQQASPNIINRAPVNQMPMGIDNIRNRQNLYLVTNDSLNNQYVERNDNDKYMYSANPQNISHNYQRRISQEENSFGVHLLANQLPQNNIRYPSESTLPRTQSSNFKIIGFGKNLIKRKSNSIDYSSKLNISDNKINARQKRNKWKIEEDCALIEVLLENSNLLTFVEYYKPMKRFWVKISTLLKQEHSFERNSRQCNDRFKVLNSRASKLDYTKIESDTTKSENTIRLNNLQIRLRNTYGFSNGNIVLKNHKTLSQIDSGDSTQLQMNKEGNLHLDESDSHIRSYYKDPSNFLQPLRDTSKNNEKEVTAILTSNKQKITNMINDLISSQDAIFQMEKQNIDQLRLGVATSIKGVEQLVTLALNEICMYKDLTVKKMTDLENILSSIQSNFVNQNENSLKSKTKTKLKTKSKTKIKTKTKTKLVTKTKPSINKDTITSDEQKSVKKEYKCKPMSISKIVLNNEPESHKQ, from the coding sequence atgaattcaCAAAATTCAGAACTCAATAATCATAATTACTATGTACAAAAGAGTTCTCAAGCACCTAATAATCAGTCgactttaataaatatattggaACATAACCAAAACAGAGTTCCGctaaatcaatatcaacCGCACTATTCTAATTACAACAATGTCGGTTCTCCCGCTTATTCAcaaaattataatcaacAGGCATCCCcgaatataataaatagaGCTCCTGTTAATCAAATGCCAATGGGAATTGATAATATACGAAATCGACAAAATCTCTATCTAGTTACAAATGACAGcttaaataatcaatacGTCGAAAGgaatgataatgataagTATATGTACAGTGCAAACCCACAAAATATATCGCATAACTatcaaagaagaatttcTCAAGAAGAGAATTCATTTGGAGTTCATCTTTTAGCAAATCAATTGCcccaaaataatattcgATATCCATCTGAATCTACTCTACCTAGGACACAATCTTcgaatttcaaaataattggatttggtaaaaatttaattaaaagaaaatcgAATAGTATTGATTATTCAAGTAAACTTAATATAtctgataataaaataaatgcaCGACAAAAGAGAAATAAATGGAAGATTGAAGAAGACTGCGCTTTGATCGAGGTACTTCTTGAAAATTCTAACTTATTAACTTTTgttgaatattataaacCAATGAAAAGATTTTGGGTCAAAATATCTACACTGTTGAAACAAGAACATTCATTTGAACGAAATAGTAGACAGTGTAATGATCGATTTAAAGTTCTTAACTCAAGAGCATCCAAACTGGATTATACTAAAATTGAATCGGACACGACAAAATCAGAAAATACCATAAGATTAAACAATTTACAAATACGATTACGAAACACTTATGGGTTTTCTAATGGGAATATTGTACTGAAAAATCATAAAACCTTATCTCAGATAGACAGCGGTGATTCAACTCAACTTCAAATGAATAAAGAAGGTAATTTGCACTTAGATGAATCGGATAGTCATATTAGATCATATTATAAAGATccttcaaattttttacaACCATTACGTGAtacttcaaaaaataacgAAAAGGAAGTTACTGCTATTTTGACTTCTAATAAGCAAAAAATAACTAATATGattaatgatttaatttccTCACAAGAtgcaatttttcaaatggaaaaacaaaatatcgATCAATTACGATTAGGTGTAGCAACCTCAATTAAAGGTGTGGAACAATTGGTAACACTAgcattaaatgaaatttgCATGTATAAAGATTTAAcagtgaaaaaaatgacCGACTTAGAGAACATCCTTTCATCAAttcaatcaaattttgTAAACCAAAATgagaattcattaaaatcaaaaacaaaaacaaaattgaaaacaaagaGCAAAACTAAAATTAAGACTAAGACTAAAACTAAATTAgtaacaaaaacaaaaccATCGATAAACAAGGATACTATTACTTCTGACGAACAAAAATCGGttaaaaaagaatacaAATGTAAACCAATGTCCATCTCAAAAAttgtattaaataatgaaccTGAATCAcataaacaataa